A single genomic interval of Lewinellaceae bacterium harbors:
- a CDS encoding TonB-dependent receptor, with protein sequence MKSPKTWVALLLLFPIMAFGQEANPLQQKISFETGRLTASEALKVVEMASGYTLAYSSALLPDGAAPLALSAREEPLEAVLRRIFQGRHIRFEVIGKRIHILEDKSPPPSRQTINGYIRDEASGEALIGATLQVKELPEAGTTTNVYGFFALTLPPGTYHFRGSYIGYSSKEVEMEVQEDKRVDIALEARAEQLAEVVVWGRPEEEQVVSTAMGKHRLDVQQLKTLPAIGGEPDVLKMAQMLPGVKSVGEGSSGLYVRGGNIDQNLILLDEAPVYNPAHLLGFFSAFNADAIRHMELYKAGFPVEYGGRLSSVVDLRMKEGNKEQFGMEGGIGLLAARLHLEGPVQKDKSSFMISGRRTYPDIYLLLSSDNGGNKVNFYDANAKLNFKLNENNHLFLSGYFGRDVFRFFDQYENNWGNTTGTLRWNHIFSANLFANFSFIYSRYDYYIENFIEGVTTFNWESGVEDLNAKAGFSWYLRPGSRLKFGANAIVHRFEPGRETEGRLLAAPAQKALETALYLGHEWTPNERLALEYGLRFSLYQNFGKTTIYQFDNAYQLKDSTRQGGGFYHHFYGLSPRINLRYQLAGQSSLKASYSRTVQYQQELRNAINSFSAFYIWMPSGPNIPMQSADQISVGYFHNFQDNTYEFSLETYYKWLDGQVDFADHAALIQNPYLEGEVRRGNGRAYGVEVMLARRKGRLQGWLSYAYSRTFRTIAGINNGREYPAYYDIPHEAELVLQYEVSPRWLFSANWQYTTGKAVNLPIGSFQQGETIVPIYGERNGRRLPDYHRLDLSATLKAKPKPNRRNGSYWVFSLYNAYYRKNALSVDLLPVRDRATGNVPDPTDVRATKTYIFGLIPSISYNFKF encoded by the coding sequence ATGAAATCACCCAAAACATGGGTGGCGTTGCTTTTGCTGTTTCCGATAATGGCATTTGGGCAGGAAGCCAACCCACTCCAACAAAAGATCAGTTTCGAAACCGGGCGCCTCACTGCGTCCGAGGCATTGAAGGTCGTAGAAATGGCTTCGGGTTACACCTTAGCATATTCGTCGGCCCTGCTGCCGGATGGAGCGGCGCCGCTTGCCCTCAGCGCCAGGGAGGAACCCCTGGAGGCCGTCCTCCGGCGAATCTTCCAGGGGCGGCACATTCGTTTTGAAGTGATCGGGAAGCGCATCCATATTCTGGAAGACAAGAGCCCGCCCCCCAGCCGGCAAACGATCAATGGCTACATTCGGGACGAAGCTAGCGGGGAAGCGCTCATCGGCGCCACCCTACAGGTGAAGGAGTTGCCGGAAGCAGGAACCACAACCAATGTATACGGTTTCTTTGCCCTAACCCTTCCGCCGGGAACGTACCATTTTCGCGGCTCCTACATTGGCTATTCGTCCAAAGAGGTGGAAATGGAAGTACAGGAAGACAAAAGGGTAGATATCGCTCTGGAGGCCCGCGCGGAGCAACTGGCGGAGGTGGTCGTTTGGGGGCGGCCGGAGGAAGAGCAAGTTGTAAGTACGGCGATGGGCAAACACCGGCTGGATGTGCAGCAGCTCAAAACCCTGCCTGCCATCGGCGGCGAACCGGACGTGCTGAAAATGGCCCAGATGCTGCCAGGGGTAAAGTCGGTGGGGGAAGGCTCCTCGGGGCTATACGTCCGCGGCGGCAACATCGACCAGAACCTCATCCTGCTGGACGAGGCGCCCGTATACAACCCCGCCCACCTGCTGGGCTTCTTCTCCGCCTTCAATGCCGACGCTATACGCCACATGGAATTGTACAAAGCAGGCTTTCCGGTAGAATACGGCGGCCGCCTGTCCTCTGTCGTCGACCTGCGGATGAAAGAAGGCAATAAAGAACAATTTGGCATGGAAGGCGGTATCGGGCTGCTGGCTGCCCGCCTGCACCTGGAAGGGCCGGTACAAAAGGATAAGAGTTCCTTCATGATCTCGGGCCGGCGCACTTATCCGGATATATACCTTTTGCTTTCTTCGGATAACGGCGGAAACAAGGTCAATTTTTATGACGCCAACGCCAAACTGAATTTCAAACTCAACGAGAACAACCATCTTTTCCTCTCCGGATACTTCGGGCGCGATGTATTCCGATTCTTCGACCAGTATGAGAACAACTGGGGAAACACCACCGGTACTTTGCGCTGGAACCACATTTTCAGCGCCAACCTATTCGCCAATTTTTCCTTTATATATAGCCGATATGATTACTACATCGAGAATTTTATCGAAGGGGTGACGACTTTCAACTGGGAAAGCGGGGTGGAAGACCTCAACGCCAAAGCGGGCTTCAGCTGGTACCTGCGGCCGGGCAGCAGGCTGAAGTTTGGTGCCAACGCCATCGTTCACCGCTTTGAGCCCGGGCGCGAAACGGAGGGGCGCCTGCTGGCGGCCCCGGCGCAGAAAGCTTTGGAAACGGCGCTTTACCTGGGGCACGAGTGGACGCCCAACGAGCGCCTGGCCCTGGAGTACGGCCTGCGGTTTAGCCTGTATCAGAATTTTGGGAAGACTACCATTTACCAATTCGACAACGCCTACCAGTTGAAAGATTCCACCCGGCAGGGCGGCGGGTTTTACCACCACTTCTACGGCCTTTCCCCCCGGATCAACCTGCGGTATCAGCTTGCCGGGCAGTCTTCCCTAAAGGCCAGTTACAGCCGGACGGTGCAGTACCAGCAGGAGTTGCGCAACGCCATCAACTCCTTTAGCGCCTTCTACATCTGGATGCCCAGCGGGCCCAATATACCCATGCAAAGCGCCGATCAAATATCGGTGGGGTATTTTCATAATTTCCAAGACAATACTTACGAGTTTTCGCTGGAAACTTACTACAAATGGCTGGACGGGCAGGTGGATTTTGCCGATCACGCTGCCCTCATTCAGAACCCTTACCTGGAAGGGGAGGTGCGCCGGGGCAATGGCAGAGCTTATGGCGTGGAGGTGATGCTGGCCCGGCGCAAAGGGCGCCTGCAGGGCTGGCTGAGCTATGCCTACAGCCGGACCTTTCGAACCATTGCCGGCATAAATAACGGCAGGGAATATCCCGCCTACTACGACATTCCGCACGAAGCAGAATTGGTGTTGCAGTACGAAGTTTCGCCCCGCTGGCTATTTTCCGCCAACTGGCAGTACACGACGGGCAAGGCCGTCAACCTGCCCATCGGCAGTTTTCAACAGGGAGAAACCATCGTGCCCATTTACGGCGAACGCAACGGCCGCCGCCTGCCCGATTATCACCGGCTGGACCTGAGCGCTACCCTCAAAGCGAAACCAAAGCCCAACCGCCGCAACGGCTCTTACTGGGTTTTTTCGCTATATAATGCTTACTACCGCAAGAATGCCCTGAGCGTTGACCTGCTGCCCGTGCGCGACCGGGCAACGGGCAACGTGCCGGACCCTACGGATGTGAGGGCCACGAAAACCTACATCTTCGGGCTGATCCCTTCCATTTCTTACAACTTCAAATTCTGA
- a CDS encoding DUF4249 domain-containing protein, giving the protein MNRINLLLLLLSLLFLPACQEEIELGHYATEARLVVEGGITSEYRRHEVKLSLSSDYRGSEPYEKVAGALVTITDGSNTFFLEETEAGLYKTDSLVGLPGKGYTLAIEWNEERYEASDTMRAVPPPFTSVDFVDEVDHSTMEYRRHQFGFPEANRWQVIVGPPDTLLRPVNTSMLGLQVGVDVDTAGAYTFNFFTHPNIEVNGLMNFEEAHFYGFNPGRTVTQKRFSLSAAYYQYLRALFSETEWRGTLFDSTPGEVKGNVTNGGLGYFSAEAVRTVVFEI; this is encoded by the coding sequence ATGAATCGAATAAATTTATTGCTCCTCTTGCTTTCGCTGTTATTCCTGCCTGCTTGCCAGGAAGAGATAGAACTGGGCCACTATGCCACGGAAGCCCGCCTGGTAGTTGAAGGAGGCATTACCAGCGAGTACCGGCGCCATGAGGTCAAACTGAGCCTGAGTAGCGATTACCGGGGTAGCGAACCTTACGAAAAAGTGGCCGGCGCCCTGGTAACGATCACAGATGGAAGCAACACCTTCTTCCTGGAGGAAACAGAAGCCGGGCTGTATAAAACGGATAGCCTGGTCGGCTTGCCGGGAAAGGGGTATACCCTGGCAATTGAATGGAATGAGGAACGGTACGAGGCTTCCGACACCATGAGGGCTGTGCCTCCTCCTTTCACTTCGGTTGACTTCGTGGACGAGGTGGATCATTCCACCATGGAATACCGCCGCCATCAGTTCGGCTTTCCGGAAGCCAACCGGTGGCAGGTCATCGTTGGGCCGCCGGATACTTTATTGCGGCCGGTTAACACCTCAATGCTCGGCCTGCAGGTCGGAGTAGACGTAGACACCGCCGGTGCCTACACCTTCAACTTTTTCACTCACCCCAATATTGAAGTGAACGGCCTGATGAATTTCGAGGAGGCTCACTTCTATGGGTTTAATCCGGGCCGGACCGTTACCCAAAAGCGGTTCAGCCTTTCGGCTGCTTATTATCAGTACCTGCGCGCCCTGTTTTCGGAAACCGAATGGCGTGGTACGCTCTTCGACAGCACCCCGGGGGAGGTGAAGGGCAATGTCACCAATGGCGGGCTGGGGTATTTTAGCGCAGAGGCGGTGAGGACGGTGGTGTTTGAGATATAG